From Streptomyces sp. CMB-StM0423, a single genomic window includes:
- a CDS encoding ABC transporter ATP-binding protein produces MRLRTRGERQDHGAPAAPGHAVELRGVQRRYGRGAGAVHALRGIDLALPRGTYTAVMGPSGSGKSTLLQCAAGLDRPTAGSVLLGGTELTRLGENKLTELRRSRLGFVFQAFNLLPSLTVSQNVLLPMRLAGLRADHARAAEVLAQVGLAAHGRRRPAELSGGQQQRVAIARALITRPDVIFADEPTGALDTRTAAEILALLRQAVDSLGATVVMVTHDPVAASYADVALFLADGALAGSLQRPTAEQVAARMTTLDPRGAARAAEPAA; encoded by the coding sequence ATGCGGCTGCGGACCAGGGGAGAGCGGCAGGACCACGGGGCGCCCGCCGCCCCCGGCCACGCCGTCGAACTGCGCGGCGTACAACGGCGATACGGCCGCGGCGCCGGCGCCGTGCACGCGCTGCGCGGCATCGACCTCGCCCTTCCCCGGGGCACGTACACCGCCGTCATGGGCCCTTCCGGGTCCGGCAAGTCCACGCTCCTGCAGTGCGCCGCGGGCCTCGACCGGCCGACCGCGGGCTCGGTGCTCCTCGGCGGTACGGAACTGACGCGGCTCGGTGAGAACAAGCTCACCGAACTGCGCCGCAGCCGCCTGGGGTTCGTCTTCCAGGCGTTCAACCTGCTGCCGTCGCTGACCGTCTCGCAGAACGTCCTGCTGCCCATGCGGCTCGCCGGGCTGCGCGCCGACCACGCGCGGGCGGCGGAGGTGCTGGCGCAGGTCGGCCTCGCGGCGCACGGCAGGCGGCGCCCCGCGGAGCTGTCCGGCGGCCAGCAGCAGCGGGTGGCGATCGCCCGCGCGCTGATCACCAGGCCGGACGTGATCTTCGCGGACGAGCCGACGGGGGCGCTGGACACCCGCACGGCGGCGGAGATTCTGGCGCTGCTGCGGCAGGCGGTCGACTCGCTGGGCGCGACGGTGGTCATGGTCACGCACGACCCGGTGGCCGCGTCGTACGCGGACGTGGCGCTGTTCCTCGCCGACGGCGCCCTGGCGGGCAGCCTGCAGCGGCCGACGGCGGAGCAGGTCGCGGCCCGGATGACGACGCTGGACCCGCGGGGCGCGGCTCGCGCGGCGGAGCCGGCGGCGTGA
- a CDS encoding cation:proton antiporter, which yields MGGAFMAAAILARIGSRIGLPTIPLFILAGILLGPNTPGIVLVKDPHDLEMLTALGLVLLLFYLGLEFHMDDLKSGGRRMAVAGGIYLLLNVGAGLGFGFALGWGTSEALVLAGVLGISSSAIVTKILVDLGRIGNGETKPILGIIVIEDIFLAVYLAVLQPVLSGAEGAGEAALQAGKAMAFLLVLATIARFGTKVIGRLFDTRDNELLVISFLGAAVLVAGISEWFGVADAIGAFMVGLMLGSTTSAERIRTLVHPLRDAFGAIFFFGFGLSIDPGDLPSVAAPVALAVLLTIVMNVSAGLAAAKLYGFGALPASNIALTLLARGEFALILATMAATAGLDRRLSPFIAGYVLVLAVLAPLAAGRSHWLARFLPGGKPPGGGAALEPVPGTAGAK from the coding sequence ATGGGCGGCGCCTTCATGGCGGCCGCCATCCTCGCCCGTATCGGCAGCCGCATCGGGCTGCCCACCATCCCGCTCTTCATCCTCGCCGGCATCCTGCTCGGCCCGAACACCCCCGGCATCGTGCTGGTCAAGGACCCGCACGACTTGGAGATGCTCACCGCCCTGGGCCTCGTCCTGCTGCTGTTCTACCTCGGTCTCGAATTCCACATGGACGACCTCAAGTCGGGCGGTCGCCGGATGGCCGTCGCGGGCGGCATCTATCTGCTGCTCAACGTGGGCGCGGGACTCGGCTTCGGCTTCGCGCTCGGCTGGGGCACGTCCGAGGCGCTGGTGCTCGCCGGTGTGCTCGGCATCTCCTCGTCCGCGATCGTCACGAAGATCCTCGTCGACCTCGGCCGGATCGGGAACGGCGAGACCAAACCGATCCTCGGCATCATCGTGATCGAGGACATCTTCCTCGCCGTCTACCTGGCCGTGCTGCAGCCCGTCCTGTCCGGTGCGGAGGGCGCCGGCGAGGCCGCCCTGCAGGCCGGCAAGGCGATGGCCTTCCTGCTGGTCCTGGCCACGATCGCGCGCTTCGGCACCAAGGTCATCGGCCGGCTCTTCGACACCCGCGACAACGAGCTGCTCGTCATCTCCTTCCTCGGCGCCGCGGTGCTGGTCGCGGGGATCTCGGAGTGGTTCGGGGTGGCGGACGCCATCGGCGCGTTCATGGTCGGCCTGATGCTCGGCAGTACGACGTCCGCGGAGCGGATCCGTACGCTCGTGCACCCGCTGCGGGACGCCTTCGGCGCCATCTTCTTCTTCGGCTTCGGGCTCTCGATCGACCCGGGCGACCTGCCCTCGGTCGCGGCCCCGGTGGCCCTCGCGGTGCTGCTGACGATCGTGATGAACGTCAGCGCGGGGCTCGCCGCCGCGAAGCTGTACGGGTTCGGGGCGCTGCCCGCCTCGAACATCGCACTGACGCTGCTGGCCCGCGGCGAGTTCGCGCTGATCCTGGCCACGATGGCGGCCACGGCCGGGCTCGACCGGCGGCTGTCGCCGTTCATCGCCGGGTACGTGCTGGTGCTCGCCGTGCTCGCACCGCTGGCGGCGGGGCGGTCGCACTGGCTGGCCCGCTTCCTGCCCGGGGGCAAACCTCCCGGTGGCGGGGCGGCGCTGGAACCCGTGCCGGGGACG